In a genomic window of bacterium:
- a CDS encoding sigma 54-interacting transcriptional regulator, protein MEARLRGDSEAILGRVLDSMASGVIAIDREGTILIFNGAAARLLGVEKGDAIGRPLLSIVPNSGLVNVLRSGEPETGRPQPIGARSVIADRAPIFRDGELIGAVSVFQDVTEMERMSRELDSTRALVRTLEEVLAGAGEWMVVVDAGGIVTMISEEYAEFNGTTVAVAVGKHVTEVIENTRMHTVVKTGTAEIGERMTIHGRALIVNRIPLKDGDRIIGAYGRVVFKTVEQLRELASKMNLLESKVKYYEEELTHLRGARYTFASIVGAGAAITAAKEEAERASRTDSTVLLRGETGTGKELFAHAIHAAGPRRAGPFIKLNCAAVPAELLESELFGYEEGAFTGARRGGKPGKFELAAGGTLFLDEIGDMPLAMQAKLLRVLQEKEVDRLGGTGSRRVDLRLIAATGRNLEEMVGQGTFRADLYYRVNVIPIRIPPLREHPEDLGAIAEAFLARLSSDIGEPKRRLSARLLDILRAYPWPGNVRELQNGLERAVAMSPREDLRPEHFPAHLIRFEHGTRAERTPGAVEACGQEASARAPGSLASVKAEAERSAILSALAAVGGNRTKAAELLRIHRVKLHEKIKRYGIAGPSGSKK, encoded by the coding sequence GTGGAGGCACGGTTGCGGGGAGACAGCGAAGCGATCCTGGGTCGGGTCCTCGATTCGATGGCCAGCGGCGTGATCGCCATCGACCGCGAGGGGACGATCCTGATTTTCAACGGGGCGGCGGCGCGGCTTCTCGGCGTGGAGAAGGGGGACGCGATCGGCAGGCCCCTCCTCTCGATCGTGCCCAACTCCGGGCTGGTGAACGTCCTGCGGTCGGGAGAGCCGGAGACGGGACGGCCCCAGCCGATCGGCGCGCGGTCCGTCATCGCCGACAGGGCGCCCATCTTCCGCGACGGGGAGCTGATCGGCGCCGTGTCCGTCTTCCAGGACGTGACCGAGATGGAGAGGATGTCGCGGGAGCTCGACTCCACCCGCGCGCTGGTTCGCACCCTCGAGGAGGTGCTCGCCGGCGCCGGGGAGTGGATGGTCGTCGTCGACGCCGGCGGAATCGTCACGATGATCAGCGAGGAGTACGCGGAGTTCAACGGGACCACGGTTGCCGTGGCGGTGGGGAAGCATGTGACGGAGGTGATCGAGAACACCCGGATGCATACCGTGGTGAAGACCGGGACGGCCGAGATCGGGGAACGCATGACGATCCACGGCCGCGCCCTGATCGTCAACCGGATCCCCCTGAAGGATGGCGACCGGATCATCGGTGCGTACGGGCGGGTGGTCTTCAAGACCGTGGAGCAGCTCCGGGAGCTTGCGTCCAAGATGAATCTCCTCGAGTCGAAGGTGAAATATTATGAGGAGGAGCTCACGCATCTGCGGGGCGCCCGGTACACCTTCGCGAGCATCGTCGGCGCCGGGGCCGCCATCACGGCGGCCAAGGAGGAGGCGGAGCGGGCCTCCCGGACCGATTCGACGGTCCTGCTGCGCGGGGAGACCGGGACCGGGAAGGAGCTGTTCGCGCACGCCATCCACGCCGCAGGTCCCCGGCGCGCGGGGCCGTTCATCAAGCTCAACTGCGCCGCCGTCCCCGCGGAACTCCTCGAGTCGGAGCTGTTCGGCTACGAGGAGGGGGCGTTCACCGGCGCGCGCAGGGGCGGGAAGCCGGGCAAGTTCGAACTCGCCGCGGGCGGGACCCTCTTCCTCGACGAGATCGGCGACATGCCGCTGGCGATGCAGGCGAAGCTTCTGCGGGTCCTGCAGGAAAAGGAGGTCGACCGCCTGGGGGGAACCGGTTCACGGCGGGTGGACCTCCGCCTGATCGCGGCCACCGGCCGGAACCTCGAGGAGATGGTGGGGCAGGGGACGTTCCGCGCCGACCTGTACTACCGCGTCAATGTCATCCCGATCCGGATTCCACCGCTTCGGGAGCATCCGGAGGACCTGGGCGCGATCGCCGAGGCGTTCCTCGCCCGGCTCTCTTCCGACATCGGCGAACCGAAGCGGCGGCTTTCCGCCAGGCTCCTCGATATCCTCCGGGCGTATCCATGGCCCGGGAACGTCCGGGAGCTGCAGAACGGACTCGAGCGGGCGGTGGCGATGTCGCCCCGCGAGGACCTGCGGCCGGAGCATTTCCCCGCCCACCTGATCCGCTTCGAGCACGGGACGCGGGCGGAGAGGACCCCGGGAGCGGTCGAAGCCTGCGGGCAGGAAGCATCGGCGAGGGCCCCCGGATCGCTCGCTTCCGTGAAGGCCGAAGCGGAGCGGTCTGCCATCCTGTCGGCCCTCGCGGCGGTCGGGGGAAACAGGACGAAAGCGGCGGAACTGCTGCGGATCCATCGCGTGAAGCTGCACGAGAAGATAAAACGGTACGGGATCGCGGGCCCCTCCGGTTCGAAGAAGTAG